A stretch of the Candidatus Saccharimonadales bacterium genome encodes the following:
- a CDS encoding type II secretion system F family protein, translated as MKYSYKALRSGKTVEGTADAASREALVASLTHQGIHPLAIKELGQSGKSGRSFSFGGKKVKLQDLVIFTRQLSTMISAGVPLTRSLATLGADTQSPVLKEAITAITKEVEGGAPLGAAFAKYPNIFSDVYVNMVKAGEEGGILDEILKRLALQVELDATIRKKLKSAMAYPVVLMFITIFAFFGIMLGVLPKIGKILTDLGGPDAKLPVYTQFLLNASDFMVNNIIFIFGSLGLIIFLTLRYIRTPKGKYNFHLLLLNAPIVKNITMKMAVARFSRTFASLMSAGVSVLDALEVTGGAIGNKVIEKELHEAAVQVRNGKPLSDPISKSPHFPPIVSQMLAVGEETGQIDTVLIKVADFYEEEVNTLIDGLAAVIEPIMIVVLGGAVGLIAASVMGPIASLSKNIGA; from the coding sequence ATGAAATATAGCTACAAAGCACTCAGAAGCGGTAAAACTGTCGAAGGTACGGCCGATGCAGCCAGCCGCGAAGCGCTCGTTGCCAGCCTGACGCATCAAGGTATTCACCCGCTCGCGATCAAGGAGCTTGGCCAAAGCGGCAAATCAGGCCGCTCATTCAGCTTTGGTGGCAAAAAGGTCAAACTGCAAGATTTGGTTATTTTTACGCGCCAATTGTCGACGATGATCAGTGCCGGCGTGCCGCTAACGCGTTCGCTGGCGACACTCGGTGCAGACACCCAAAGCCCGGTGCTCAAAGAAGCGATTACGGCGATTACGAAAGAGGTTGAGGGCGGCGCTCCGCTCGGTGCAGCCTTTGCGAAGTATCCAAATATTTTTTCTGACGTCTACGTCAATATGGTTAAAGCCGGCGAAGAAGGTGGTATCCTCGACGAGATTCTTAAACGGCTCGCACTCCAGGTTGAGCTCGACGCGACTATCCGCAAGAAACTCAAGAGTGCCATGGCCTACCCGGTGGTATTGATGTTCATAACCATTTTCGCATTTTTCGGAATTATGCTCGGCGTACTGCCAAAAATTGGGAAAATTCTGACCGACCTTGGTGGGCCTGATGCCAAACTGCCGGTATACACGCAGTTTCTTTTGAATGCCAGTGATTTTATGGTGAACAACATTATCTTCATATTTGGATCGCTTGGATTAATTATATTTCTGACGCTCCGCTATATTCGTACGCCAAAAGGGAAATATAATTTCCATCTCCTACTACTCAATGCACCAATCGTCAAAAATATTACCATGAAAATGGCTGTTGCTCGCTTTTCGAGAACTTTCGCTTCACTTATGTCAGCCGGTGTCAGTGTACTCGATGCACTGGAAGTCACCGGTGGCGCCATCGGCAATAAAGTAATTGAAAAAGAATTGCACGAAGCGGCAGTCCAGGTTCGTAATGGTAAGCCGCTCAGCGACCCGATCAGCAAAAGTCCACACTTCCCTCCTATCGTCAGCCAAATGCTCGCCGTTGGAGAAGAAACTGGCCAGATTGACACTGTTCTTATCAAAGTAGCTGATTTTTATGAAGAAGAGGTTAACACTCTCATCGATGGACTGGCTGCTGTTATTGAGCCAATCATGATCGTCGTACTCGGCGGCGCGGTTGGCTTGATCGCCGCCAGCGTCATGGGTCCTATTGCCAGTCTGAGCAAAAATATTGGCGCATAG
- a CDS encoding prepilin-type N-terminal cleavage/methylation domain-containing protein, whose product MSSLSKRTQQGFTIVELLIVIVVIGILAALVITTYNGIQQKGRNTERTTDLKAIQGQLEAFYATNGRYPTSANLGSTSATNVAFIQSEMKGLDKEALRDPKATATPLDYSLASSPTANKYSYAPSGDAAGSTCDNTPTGGDCTKYVLTAKPEGSGADIVQNSLN is encoded by the coding sequence ATGAGCTCACTAAGCAAACGAACTCAGCAGGGTTTCACTATTGTGGAACTTCTCATCGTAATCGTCGTGATCGGTATTTTGGCCGCACTCGTCATTACGACTTACAACGGTATTCAACAAAAGGGGCGCAACACCGAGCGCACAACCGATCTAAAAGCTATCCAAGGACAGCTTGAAGCGTTCTACGCAACAAATGGCCGATATCCAACGTCTGCAAACCTTGGTTCAACGAGTGCGACAAACGTAGCTTTCATTCAGAGCGAAATGAAAGGTCTTGACAAGGAAGCACTACGCGACCCGAAGGCAACGGCAACTCCGCTTGACTACTCGCTTGCTTCCAGCCCGACCGCTAACAAGTACTCATACGCACCATCCGGTGATGCAGCGGGCAGTACTTGTGACAACACCCCTACAGGTGGCGATTGTACGAAATACGTTCTCACGGCCAAGCCTGAAGGCAGCGGTGCTGACATCGTACAAAACAGCTTGAACTAA
- the pilM gene encoding type IV pilus assembly protein PilM, which translates to MGNTKSTFFFKDKPIFGLDIGHGSLKVMQTERHGKKSRVVGYGTASFDASAIQDGVIVNPKAIAKATRELFEHRLIGDITTKRVVVAIPAYRTFTRLINLPVMSGNQLQEAVELEAEQYIPMPLEELYLDYDVVGRTTEKGEEKLDVFAVAVPRKTVDSQLQLMQLLGLETVGVQTTIDAAGKLFLQDKQSDVPAVLIDFGSLSADITIFDKHMLVSGTVTGGGEVFTNRIRDKLGVTQAEAQIIKTKYGLGPSKRQAEIEAALEPVLSQLAQEIRRMIRYYQERYGDKRKVTQVITLGGGANMPGLSGYMTNSLRLAVRSCDPWEYCEHKGLQPPSKADKPMFATVMGLSLIPPQELLV; encoded by the coding sequence GTGGGTAACACTAAATCAACATTTTTTTTCAAAGATAAACCAATTTTCGGACTCGATATCGGGCATGGGTCTCTGAAGGTTATGCAAACCGAACGCCACGGCAAAAAATCCCGTGTCGTCGGGTATGGCACGGCTTCATTCGACGCATCCGCAATTCAGGACGGTGTTATCGTCAATCCAAAAGCTATCGCTAAGGCGACGCGCGAACTTTTTGAGCATCGCCTGATAGGCGACATCACGACGAAACGTGTGGTTGTCGCTATTCCAGCTTATCGTACATTTACGCGGCTCATTAACTTGCCAGTCATGTCCGGCAACCAGCTGCAGGAAGCCGTCGAACTGGAAGCCGAGCAGTACATTCCAATGCCACTTGAGGAACTATATCTGGACTATGATGTCGTTGGCCGCACAACTGAAAAGGGCGAGGAGAAACTGGATGTCTTTGCCGTCGCCGTTCCACGCAAAACTGTTGATTCGCAGCTGCAGCTGATGCAGCTACTCGGGCTTGAAACAGTCGGTGTGCAGACAACAATTGATGCCGCCGGGAAACTATTTCTACAAGACAAACAAAGCGATGTCCCTGCCGTACTTATAGACTTCGGTTCATTATCAGCCGATATTACGATTTTTGACAAACACATGCTCGTCAGCGGTACCGTCACTGGTGGTGGCGAGGTCTTCACAAACCGTATCCGCGATAAACTCGGCGTTACCCAAGCCGAAGCTCAAATTATTAAAACAAAGTACGGACTCGGCCCAAGCAAACGCCAAGCGGAGATCGAAGCCGCGCTTGAACCAGTCTTGTCGCAGCTGGCGCAGGAAATTCGGCGTATGATTCGCTATTACCAAGAGCGCTACGGCGACAAACGTAAGGTTACGCAGGTTATCACACTTGGCGGCGGTGCGAACATGCCAGGATTATCAGGCTACATGACCAACTCACTGCGCCTGGCAGTCCGCTCCTGTGATCCATGGGAGTACTGCGAGCACAAAGGTCTACAGCCCCCGTCAAAGGCTGACAAACCGATGTTTGCCACTGTCATGGGACTCAGCTTGATTCCACCGCAGGAGCTACTAGTATGA
- a CDS encoding PilN domain-containing protein — MINLLPTDLKQEYLYARRNTQLRRWVFALLFGLMGVGLVATAGMLYMQQSIDTYSKLVVTSEDSLKQQKLSETRKQAEDITSSLKLVVQVLSREVLFSKLLTQVAAVTPPETSLTDLTISKVQGSLEITAISSDYKSATQLQVNLEDPANKIFSKADIQTISCNATATNAKYPCTVTLKALFADDNPFLFINKDKGSTTP, encoded by the coding sequence GTGATTAATCTATTACCAACAGACCTCAAGCAGGAATATTTGTACGCCCGGCGGAATACGCAACTTCGCCGCTGGGTATTTGCTTTGCTGTTTGGACTGATGGGCGTTGGCCTCGTTGCAACTGCTGGCATGCTCTACATGCAGCAGTCGATCGATACCTACAGCAAGCTGGTCGTCACCTCCGAAGATTCTTTAAAGCAGCAAAAACTAAGCGAAACCCGCAAACAAGCCGAGGATATCACGAGTAGTCTCAAACTCGTCGTGCAAGTCTTGTCGCGTGAAGTCCTATTCTCTAAGCTGCTGACACAGGTTGCAGCCGTAACGCCACCCGAAACCAGTCTGACTGATCTGACTATCAGCAAAGTACAGGGCTCGCTGGAAATCACTGCTATATCCAGCGATTATAAGAGCGCCACACAGTTGCAGGTAAACCTGGAGGATCCAGCAAACAAAATCTTTAGCAAAGCCGACATACAAACTATTTCGTGCAATGCGACTGCAACCAATGCCAAATACCCTTGTACAGTTACCCTCAAAGCATTGTTTGCCGACGACAATCCATTCTTATTTATTAACAAGGACAAAGGAAGCACGACGCCATGA
- the ruvB gene encoding Holliday junction branch migration DNA helicase RuvB, whose translation MAINRIVSTAADHDEPDPVEQEFENKLRPQDFANYIGQDRLKQNLQLAIAAAQKRGEPLDHVLLYGPPGLGKTTMASVIAHEMGAQIRITSGPAIERAGDLASLLTNLQDGDILFIDEIHRLHRTVEEVLYSAMEDFKLDIMIGKGPSARSLRLDLPKFTLIGATTRTGALAAPLRDRFGMIHRLEFYNHDQIGQIIGRTADILNVKIHDEAAHELAKRSRLTPRIANRLLKRVRDFADVNGDGIIDTVISKQALALLDVDDLGLDPADRILLLAIIDNYKGGPVGVETIAALTAEERSTIEDFIEPYLMQIGLLERTPRGRKVTPKAYKHLGRAEHITSQR comes from the coding sequence ATGGCTATCAATAGAATCGTCAGCACTGCCGCTGATCACGATGAGCCAGATCCTGTCGAACAGGAATTCGAGAACAAACTTCGCCCGCAGGATTTTGCAAATTACATCGGTCAGGACAGACTAAAACAGAATTTGCAGTTGGCAATTGCTGCCGCCCAGAAACGCGGTGAACCGCTAGACCATGTGCTGCTATACGGGCCGCCGGGACTGGGCAAAACGACCATGGCCAGCGTCATCGCTCATGAAATGGGCGCCCAAATCCGTATTACCAGTGGTCCGGCCATCGAACGGGCAGGTGATCTCGCCAGTCTGTTGACCAATCTACAGGACGGTGACATTTTGTTTATTGACGAGATCCACCGGTTGCACCGCACAGTCGAAGAAGTACTGTATAGTGCCATGGAGGATTTCAAGCTCGACATCATGATCGGCAAAGGTCCATCGGCGCGCAGCTTGCGGCTCGATTTGCCGAAGTTTACGCTGATCGGTGCCACCACACGGACGGGTGCACTGGCTGCGCCGCTGCGCGACCGTTTCGGGATGATCCACCGTTTGGAATTTTATAATCATGACCAGATCGGCCAGATCATCGGCCGGACAGCAGATATACTAAATGTCAAAATTCATGACGAGGCCGCCCACGAGCTGGCCAAAAGGTCGCGCCTGACGCCGCGGATAGCCAACCGGCTGCTCAAACGGGTGCGCGACTTTGCTGACGTTAACGGTGACGGCATCATTGATACAGTTATCAGCAAACAAGCCCTGGCGCTGCTCGATGTCGATGACCTTGGTCTTGATCCGGCTGATCGGATCTTACTGCTCGCCATCATTGATAACTACAAAGGCGGACCAGTCGGTGTGGAAACGATTGCTGCGCTGACTGCCGAAGAACGTTCAACGATTGAGGATTTTATCGAACCATACCTCATGCAGATCGGCCTGCTGGAGCGCACGCCCCGCGGCCGCAAAGTAACGCCCAAGGCCTACAAACATTTGGGCCGCGCCGAACATATTACCTCGCAGCGATAA
- the ruvA gene encoding Holliday junction branch migration protein RuvA translates to MIATLTGVITEKIGSQAVLDAAGVGYGVLLTLSDLGRVHTGERTKLYIYENIKEDSHDLFGFLVLDDKRLFEQLLSVKNVGPKVAMAVLDIGSANAVRVAIAGGDVKQLQTAKGVGKRAAEQIVVELKDKVGLEGVDLSTTGILQGEGLLMKDEAVEALVSLGYSPQDAAVALSAIDDTLPTEDRIKHALKGTF, encoded by the coding sequence ATGATTGCAACACTCACGGGGGTAATTACAGAGAAAATTGGTTCGCAGGCCGTGCTTGACGCGGCTGGTGTCGGCTATGGTGTCTTGCTGACACTCAGCGATCTTGGCCGCGTCCACACGGGCGAACGGACAAAATTATATATTTATGAAAATATTAAAGAAGATAGCCATGATCTGTTTGGATTCCTAGTTCTCGACGATAAACGGTTGTTCGAGCAACTGCTGAGCGTCAAAAACGTTGGACCCAAGGTAGCGATGGCAGTACTTGATATCGGTAGCGCTAATGCTGTCCGGGTGGCGATAGCCGGCGGCGACGTTAAGCAGCTACAGACTGCGAAGGGAGTTGGCAAACGAGCCGCCGAGCAGATCGTAGTTGAACTGAAGGACAAAGTAGGACTGGAAGGCGTCGATCTCAGTACGACCGGCATATTGCAGGGCGAGGGACTGCTCATGAAAGACGAAGCCGTCGAGGCACTGGTTAGTCTCGGTTATTCTCCGCAGGACGCAGCGGTGGCACTCAGTGCAATCGATGACACACTGCCGACAGAAGATAGGATCAAGCATGCCCTGAAAGGTACTTTCTAA
- the ruvC gene encoding crossover junction endodeoxyribonuclease RuvC has translation MTRIMGIDPGTGILGFGVIDIVRTQPVLVDAGVIRTPVHEDDAVRLLTIYDELTQIISETKPTIMSVEKLFFARNVTTAMTVSQARGVVLLTAMQAGMKIYEYTPMQIKQAITGYGSADKKQMQEMVRIILKLKEIPRPDDAADALAAAITQSMQMRI, from the coding sequence ATGACACGGATCATGGGGATTGATCCCGGCACGGGAATTTTGGGATTTGGCGTCATTGATATTGTCCGGACACAGCCGGTACTGGTAGATGCCGGCGTCATCCGAACGCCAGTCCACGAAGATGACGCTGTCCGGCTATTGACTATTTATGACGAGCTAACGCAAATTATTAGTGAGACCAAGCCGACAATCATGTCAGTCGAAAAGCTGTTTTTTGCCCGGAATGTCACGACCGCCATGACGGTATCACAGGCCCGCGGCGTCGTACTGCTGACGGCCATGCAAGCTGGCATGAAAATATATGAATACACGCCGATGCAGATCAAACAAGCTATAACCGGGTATGGTAGCGCCGACAAGAAGCAGATGCAGGAAATGGTGCGGATTATACTGAAACTCAAAGAAATTCCCCGTCCGGACGACGCAGCCGACGCCCTGGCCGCCGCCATCACGCAGTCTATGCAAATGCGGATATAG
- a CDS encoding phospholipase D-like domain-containing protein produces the protein MIGTESRHPKYAFYTTREYWSELRNRLDKTIRGDNVLLMTMSFDHTDSMITQILKSLHQALARGVRVQIGIDGHSFLTDHGRAGPLWTHGRLRSPMRKVFRDKLSAIEALRTYDTCTVTILNKPNHRFSVPIVGRSHIKIALINDNIFIGGCNMDYSGSIDLMVGLQDSKTAKFLYDIMSGIIQAERTGFAMRGADVLRQVDAQTRVLIDAGVKRQSIIYDQAINLIDSAEKWLTITCQFLPNSKTAEHLVMAKKRGVIVDVIYGHPWHQGMMGGLLQHVSKLRERMRVPADYFGHRLNRSDPMLHAKLIACDKGMMIGSHNYVQAGVTFGTAEIALLVQNEKTALQSLRSLERSLKTSA, from the coding sequence ATGATAGGCACCGAATCCCGCCACCCCAAATATGCCTTTTATACGACCCGCGAATACTGGTCTGAACTGCGTAACCGTCTAGATAAAACAATACGCGGTGACAACGTACTGCTCATGACGATGTCATTCGATCATACCGATAGTATGATCACTCAAATTCTCAAGTCGTTGCACCAGGCTCTAGCACGTGGCGTACGAGTACAGATCGGTATAGACGGCCATAGCTTCTTGACTGACCACGGACGAGCAGGACCGCTCTGGACACATGGCCGGCTGCGCTCACCCATGCGAAAAGTGTTTCGAGACAAGCTGTCTGCCATAGAAGCGCTGCGGACATACGACACGTGCACGGTTACAATACTCAACAAACCAAACCACAGATTTAGCGTCCCGATCGTGGGACGCTCTCACATAAAAATCGCGCTGATCAACGATAATATTTTCATTGGTGGCTGCAATATGGACTACAGCGGTTCGATTGACCTGATGGTCGGCTTGCAGGATTCGAAAACTGCTAAATTTCTGTACGACATAATGTCCGGAATTATCCAGGCTGAGCGGACTGGATTCGCGATGCGTGGCGCCGATGTCCTTCGTCAAGTGGACGCTCAAACCCGTGTACTTATTGACGCTGGGGTAAAACGTCAATCGATTATATACGATCAGGCCATCAATTTGATTGATTCAGCCGAAAAATGGCTTACTATCACCTGTCAATTTTTGCCCAATAGCAAAACCGCTGAACATTTGGTGATGGCCAAGAAGCGCGGCGTCATTGTCGATGTCATCTACGGACATCCGTGGCACCAAGGCATGATGGGCGGCTTGTTACAGCACGTCAGTAAGCTGCGCGAACGAATGCGCGTACCGGCAGATTACTTTGGGCACCGGCTTAACCGGTCTGATCCCATGCTGCATGCAAAGCTCATCGCCTGCGACAAAGGCATGATGATTGGCAGCCATAATTACGTCCAGGCTGGGGTTACTTTCGGCACCGCCGAGATTGCGCTGCTTGTACAAAACGAAAAAACCGCCCTGCAATCACTGCGTAGCCTGGAGCGGTCTTTGAAAACATCTGCCTGA
- a CDS encoding YebC/PmpR family DNA-binding transcriptional regulator, with product MSGHSKWSTIKREKGAKDAARGAVFTKLGNALAMAARSGADPDTNFTLRLAIDKAKAANMPSANIQRAIDRVKDKNAAQLQEVLYEGYGPGGVAILAECATDNLNRTYPEVRLAFSKHGGNIAEKGAVAFQFDRKGMIRVKGSGDELLMQAIEAGAEDMQEDTDAESAESVIYTAATDLAKVRDALKAAGIEITEAELTYVPNTSVEVTDAATAGKIMRLMDALESLDDVSNTYVNFDIAEDLLPA from the coding sequence ATGTCCGGACATTCAAAGTGGTCAACAATTAAACGAGAAAAAGGCGCCAAAGACGCAGCCCGTGGAGCGGTCTTTACTAAGCTCGGCAATGCGCTTGCCATGGCAGCCCGCAGTGGTGCCGATCCGGACACTAACTTCACGCTTCGTCTGGCGATTGACAAAGCCAAAGCTGCCAATATGCCGAGCGCCAACATCCAGCGGGCCATTGACCGTGTCAAAGACAAAAACGCCGCCCAGTTGCAAGAAGTTTTGTACGAAGGATATGGCCCGGGTGGTGTTGCCATTCTAGCTGAGTGTGCCACCGACAACCTCAACCGCACCTATCCGGAAGTTCGACTGGCCTTTAGCAAACACGGCGGAAATATTGCCGAAAAGGGTGCAGTGGCCTTTCAGTTTGACCGCAAAGGTATGATACGCGTCAAAGGCTCTGGCGACGAGCTGCTCATGCAGGCGATTGAAGCCGGTGCTGAAGACATGCAAGAGGACACTGACGCCGAATCGGCCGAATCGGTTATCTACACCGCCGCAACTGATCTTGCCAAAGTCCGGGATGCCCTTAAGGCAGCCGGTATTGAGATTACCGAGGCTGAGCTGACATACGTCCCTAATACCTCCGTTGAAGTAACGGACGCTGCAACCGCTGGCAAAATCATGCGCCTGATGGACGCGTTGGAAAGTTTGGACGACGTCAGCAATACCTACGTCAACTTCGATATAGCAGAAGATTTGTTACCGGCCTAG
- a CDS encoding ComEC/Rec2 family competence protein yields the protein MKRLLSHRFRRTTLAAVFCAALLGGIGLARGMSFDYSLIVLSLCLLLACVRRQGLAALLAVALLGVSVGGLRGTVYMQRLAQYDTVYNQKVVLIGTAVDDAGYGRQSQLSFDLTDARVEGKGEPLVGRIGVSGFGTNVIFRGDTVRVEGKLRPADKGARQGYMSYATLQQVSSHMTPIDTFRRKFAAGMQSALPEPAASFAMGILIGQRATLPESVYDDLVTVGLVHIIAVSGYNLTIILRACMRLLGDRSKYQTFAVAITLIAVFLLITGASASIVRASIVSALSLAAWYYGRTFKPILLILLAAAITSYASPLYPWCDIGWYLSFLAFYGVLIISPQVHHRFLTGRFKNSVLIGIGLESLAAEVATLPLVLYIFGQLSAISLVANVAVAAFVPIAMLLSLVAGLAGMLITPFVGWFAWPATMVLTYMLDAAHILASIPYVFKENVYITLTGMVAMYVILIAMNWLLHSRLKRNPAIITALRDENTLLRATYK from the coding sequence ATGAAACGGCTTCTCAGCCACCGGTTTAGGCGGACGACACTAGCGGCAGTGTTTTGTGCAGCGCTGCTCGGCGGCATCGGGCTGGCGAGGGGCATGAGCTTTGATTATTCATTGATTGTGCTTAGCCTGTGTCTGCTGCTGGCGTGCGTTCGCAGACAGGGCTTAGCCGCACTCCTGGCAGTTGCGCTGCTCGGTGTCAGCGTCGGCGGACTGCGTGGCACGGTATACATGCAGAGACTGGCTCAATATGACACCGTCTATAATCAAAAAGTTGTGCTAATCGGTACGGCTGTCGATGACGCTGGTTATGGCCGGCAATCGCAGCTATCATTCGATCTGACCGACGCCCGCGTCGAAGGCAAGGGCGAACCGCTGGTTGGCCGGATTGGTGTCAGCGGATTTGGTACGAACGTCATATTCCGCGGAGACACGGTACGCGTCGAAGGCAAGCTGCGTCCAGCCGACAAGGGTGCCCGGCAAGGCTACATGAGTTATGCGACGTTGCAGCAAGTTTCGTCGCATATGACGCCAATTGATACTTTTCGCCGGAAGTTTGCTGCCGGCATGCAGTCAGCATTACCCGAACCGGCAGCGTCATTCGCAATGGGTATATTGATTGGCCAGCGGGCAACATTACCAGAATCTGTCTATGATGATCTTGTGACGGTCGGCCTCGTGCACATCATTGCAGTCTCAGGCTATAATCTGACTATTATTCTGCGGGCCTGCATGCGGCTACTGGGTGATCGGTCAAAGTATCAAACATTTGCAGTTGCCATCACGCTGATTGCGGTGTTTTTGTTGATTACTGGCGCCAGCGCATCAATCGTGCGGGCCTCAATTGTCAGTGCGCTGAGCCTGGCGGCTTGGTACTACGGCCGCACATTTAAGCCAATATTACTCATATTGCTTGCCGCCGCTATTACCAGCTATGCCAGCCCGCTGTATCCATGGTGTGACATTGGATGGTATCTGTCCTTTTTGGCGTTTTACGGTGTGCTGATCATATCGCCCCAGGTGCATCACCGTTTCCTGACAGGCCGTTTCAAAAATTCTGTGCTAATAGGAATAGGCCTAGAGAGCTTGGCTGCCGAAGTCGCGACTTTGCCGCTCGTGCTATATATATTCGGGCAATTGTCAGCCATCAGCTTGGTTGCGAATGTTGCAGTCGCGGCCTTTGTGCCGATAGCGATGCTGCTGTCACTTGTTGCCGGGCTGGCTGGTATGTTGATTACGCCATTTGTCGGCTGGTTCGCCTGGCCGGCAACGATGGTGCTGACCTACATGCTCGATGCGGCGCATATTCTAGCCAGCATCCCCTACGTTTTTAAGGAAAATGTCTACATAACGCTGACCGGCATGGTTGCTATGTATGTCATACTCATCGCCATGAACTGGCTGCTGCACTCGCGGCTGAAGCGAAATCCTGCTATAATAACAGCATTACGAGATGAAAATACGCTGCTGAGGGCAACGTATAAATAG
- a CDS encoding DUF695 domain-containing protein produces the protein MFGKSKKFQPLNEYPENWVMIQDTNEGKPMFVRVQASLKDAVGHPEYPYQIGVAVPLHNQTSNGLPRENEFNDLNAIEDTLCDTLTDAVLVAIITTDGMREFVFYAKQWKPEEYEARVNEIETQQGTHQLQFVMQHDPEWSTFKALLP, from the coding sequence ATGTTCGGAAAATCAAAAAAGTTCCAGCCACTCAATGAATACCCGGAGAACTGGGTAATGATTCAAGATACCAATGAGGGAAAACCAATGTTTGTGAGAGTACAAGCATCTTTAAAAGATGCGGTAGGCCATCCTGAATACCCCTATCAAATCGGGGTGGCAGTACCGTTACATAATCAAACCTCAAATGGATTGCCACGAGAAAATGAGTTCAATGACCTCAATGCAATCGAGGATACGCTTTGCGATACATTAACTGATGCGGTGCTAGTAGCAATAATCACTACAGATGGCATGCGAGAATTTGTGTTTTATGCCAAACAATGGAAACCGGAAGAATATGAAGCCCGAGTCAACGAAATCGAAACACAGCAAGGTACGCATCAGCTCCAGTTTGTAATGCAGCATGATCCGGAGTGGTCGACATTTAAAGCTCTCCTTCCTTAA
- a CDS encoding ATP-binding cassette domain-containing protein: MSSKTPAIQVKNLTKSYGTNNVLRGVSFEVEPGTMLALLGPNGAGKTTTVRILSTLLEQDGGTVTIEGHDLTREADKIRQVIGLTGQSASVDELLTGRENLIMMGRLYRLTKNSAVARASELLEDFDLVDAADRQVKTYSGGMRRRLDLAVSLIAVPPIIFLDEPTTGLDPRSRIAMWEIIKKLMSTGTTILLTTQYLEEADQLADKIIVIDGGKVIAEGTANDLKSKVGKDRLELVFPNAKALNAATAELGKDLVDVNHKQNTLSLPISNTSQDIKDVLDKLSLKSIPFESLSVHKPTLDDVFLSLTGKQSDSDEKEVL; this comes from the coding sequence ATGTCAAGCAAAACTCCAGCAATACAAGTCAAAAACCTCACAAAATCCTATGGCACCAACAACGTGCTGCGCGGCGTTAGTTTTGAGGTCGAGCCAGGCACGATGCTGGCGCTGCTTGGCCCAAATGGCGCTGGTAAAACCACGACTGTTCGTATCCTGAGCACACTGCTGGAGCAAGACGGTGGCACGGTAACTATCGAAGGTCACGATCTCACCCGCGAGGCAGACAAAATCCGCCAAGTTATCGGCCTGACCGGCCAATCCGCGTCGGTCGACGAACTGCTGACTGGCCGCGAAAACCTGATCATGATGGGGCGATTGTATCGCCTTACTAAGAACAGCGCTGTTGCCCGTGCCAGCGAACTGCTTGAAGACTTTGACCTGGTTGATGCAGCCGACCGGCAGGTAAAGACATACTCGGGCGGTATGCGCCGCCGGCTTGATCTGGCAGTTAGCCTTATTGCCGTGCCGCCAATTATTTTTCTTGACGAACCAACGACCGGGCTTGATCCGCGTTCCAGAATCGCCATGTGGGAAATCATCAAAAAACTGATGTCGACTGGTACCACTATACTTCTGACGACACAATACCTCGAAGAAGCCGATCAGTTGGCCGATAAGATCATTGTCATTGACGGCGGCAAAGTCATTGCCGAAGGTACGGCTAACGACCTCAAGAGCAAAGTCGGTAAAGACCGTTTGGAGCTTGTCTTTCCAAACGCCAAAGCACTGAATGCCGCTACGGCAGAGCTTGGCAAAGATCTAGTCGATGTTAACCACAAACAAAACACGCTTTCACTGCCGATCAGCAATACCAGCCAGGATATCAAGGACGTTCTCGACAAGCTGTCACTGAAGTCCATTCCGTTCGAGTCGCTGTCCGTGCACAAACCGACGCTTGACGACGTATTTTTATCTCTTACTGGCAAACAAAGTGATAGCGACGAAAAGGAAGTTCTATGA